ATCAAGCTTAGAGCCTGTGGGGGAAAGGCTGGGCAGCTTGATGTTTTTGAGGGTCTGGGCACGATTCCAGTCGGCTTCGGCCTGATCGCGATGGGCAATTAACTCGCCCAAATCAGCCTGGGAGCGCTGCAAAGTGGCCTTGGCCTGATCGTCTTGTGCTTTGTAGACCGCCGGATCGATCGTGGCCAGAACAGTTCCGACATCGACCGGGGAACCATAATCGATATGTTTGCCATTGAAGGCCGGATCGTAATCAACGCTCTGGGGTCGAAGGGTCGTGTCACTTACGCCCCGCGGGTCGGGACCCAAACTCAAAACTGGGCCCACGATTTGCGCCCCCACGTCGACCACTTCTTCCGGCTCCAAGGTTCCAGTGGCGTTCACGGTAATCACCAAATTGCCGCGCGTAACTTCCGCGGTGCGGTAATTGGCCGTCGGCTCAGTGCCGATGAATTTAGAGTAAATGGCGGCCCCGCCGGCAATGAGGCCTACTAAGACAAGGATAATTGCAGTGATTCGCATGGTCGTGTGTGTCGTCGCAGGCTGCGTGCATCCGGGACTGTGATCGATGTGGTTTGTTATTTGCTCCCGCCGCCTTCACTTGTACTTGCGCGCTTGCCATTAGCTCTCTTGCCGTTGGCATGGTGGTTAGCACCATTGCCACTGGCATCGTGATTGATTGTTTTGGCCGCCGAACAGGCATTCAGAAGCACCTTTAACGTCGTCAATACATTTGTACGATCTTGCGGAGGCAATTGCTGCAGAGCGTCTGAAGCCCGTTGGATACGGCAGTTTTCGCGCAGCCGCATGATCCGTTGAGCGCGCGGCGTTAGTTGCAACGAACGTACTCGACGATCGGAGCCTTCGAACGCGCGCTTGACCAGGCGAGCTCGTTCCAACCGGTCGGCAATTTGCGTCATGGCCGGCAGCGACACGCCCAATTCTCGACTGAGCGACGTCATGGAGCGCGACCCCTCGTACAATAGAGCGCAAACCCGCAACTGACGCAGCGGCAGATCCGAGGCTTGATCGTCCACAGCAAATAGATCTCGCATGAGCGACATGAGTAGATTGGTTACATCTTGG
Above is a window of Pirellulales bacterium DNA encoding:
- a CDS encoding MarR family winged helix-turn-helix transcriptional regulator, coding for MKQIAPIAALPQNGLNAGHRPSDHFVEPLAQDVTNLLMSLMRDLFAVDDQASDLPLRQLRVCALLYEGSRSMTSLSRELGVSLPAMTQIADRLERARLVKRAFEGSDRRVRSLQLTPRAQRIMRLRENCRIQRASDALQQLPPQDRTNVLTTLKVLLNACSAAKTINHDASGNGANHHANGKRANGKRASTSEGGGSK